From Deltaproteobacteria bacterium, one genomic window encodes:
- a CDS encoding amidohydrolase codes for MTAIRRLAYDGAVDADGHILEPPDLWETYLEPRYRERALRFRRDSNGLERLEINGAASKVVGGGMLSLLGGMGRQLADVLPSAEHTYVGGASFGAMNARERLQRLDQENLAAAFIYPTLGVLWEAECTDAEIAQAYTRAYNRWIVDFCADSGGRLIPIAHLSLGDPQAAAIELQRAVRAGARGGWVAPFTMTKRPHGHPDHDVLFAAAQDLDVPLAIHPTFEPKWATPGRFDNLQGNHFFLNVTAADAVRHAFTTLFQFAVFDRFPRLKIIILESGAGWIGYWLDRMDGYASSLLGGAVPLKEKPSAYFRRQCWISCDPDETTIPALMDLFGTDRFFWASDFPHPDHTGDYIAELEDLAGKCAPTARAKLLGENVRKVYGVPS; via the coding sequence ATGACTGCGATACGACGCCTCGCCTATGACGGTGCGGTAGATGCCGACGGCCACATCCTCGAACCGCCGGATTTGTGGGAAACCTATCTCGAGCCGCGCTATCGCGAGCGCGCCTTGCGCTTTCGCCGCGACAGCAACGGTCTGGAGCGTCTCGAAATCAACGGCGCCGCATCCAAGGTCGTCGGCGGCGGCATGCTGAGCTTGCTCGGTGGCATGGGTCGGCAGCTCGCCGATGTCTTGCCGTCAGCCGAGCACACCTACGTCGGCGGCGCCTCGTTCGGAGCGATGAACGCGCGCGAGCGGCTGCAGCGCTTGGATCAGGAAAATTTGGCGGCGGCCTTCATCTATCCCACGCTCGGCGTGCTGTGGGAGGCGGAGTGCACCGACGCCGAGATCGCGCAGGCCTACACCCGAGCCTACAACCGCTGGATCGTCGACTTCTGCGCCGACAGCGGCGGGCGGCTGATTCCGATCGCGCATCTCTCGCTCGGCGATCCGCAGGCGGCGGCGATCGAACTGCAGCGCGCGGTACGCGCCGGCGCGCGCGGCGGCTGGGTCGCGCCGTTCACGATGACCAAGCGCCCGCACGGGCACCCGGATCACGATGTCCTGTTCGCCGCGGCGCAAGATCTCGACGTGCCGCTGGCGATCCATCCAACCTTTGAACCCAAGTGGGCCACGCCGGGACGCTTCGACAATCTCCAGGGCAATCACTTCTTTCTCAATGTGACCGCGGCCGACGCCGTGCGCCACGCCTTCACCACGTTGTTTCAGTTCGCCGTTTTCGATCGCTTCCCGCGGCTCAAGATCATCATCCTCGAGTCCGGTGCGGGCTGGATCGGCTATTGGCTCGACCGCATGGACGGCTACGCCTCGTCGCTGCTCGGCGGCGCCGTGCCGCTGAAGGAGAAGCCGAGCGCCTACTTCCGCCGCCAGTGCTGGATCTCGTGCGATCCCGACGAGACCACGATCCCGGCATTGATGGACCTCTTCGGCACCGACCGTTTCTTCTGGGCCTCCGACTTCCCGCACCCCGATCACACCGGCGACTACATCGCCGAGTTGGAGGACCTCGCCGGCAAGTGCGCACCAACCGCGCGGGCAAAGTTGTTGGGCGAGAACGTGCGCAAGGTGTACGGCGTACCGAGCTGA
- a CDS encoding amidohydrolase has translation MATRRIVYPGAVDADGHILEPPDLWEQYLEPRYRDRALRLRTDDEGLEYLEINGAPSKLTRRGSPGMLGGMGKRSEQIAPNPQRTYLRSAPFGSMNATERLQLLDAEGLEGAFLYPTIELLWEAECDDVEISQAYCRAYNRWIADFCRDSGGRLIPIAHLSLGDPVAAAHELARAVKDGCRGAWVAPFAITKKPHGHPDHDALFAAAQDLDVPLGIHPTFEPRHAFSGRFDMQYIRRAQFYLNMLAGEGVRHAFTTLFQFGVFDRFPRLKIIILESGAGWIGYWLDRMDAIAKVPNAALPLTHKPSDYFRRQCWISADPEESTIPALMDLVGADRFFWASDYPHPDHTGDYIAELEDLAGKLAPSARAQLLGENVRRCYGMAV, from the coding sequence ATGGCCACACGACGAATAGTCTATCCGGGTGCCGTTGACGCCGACGGTCACATCCTCGAACCGCCGGACTTGTGGGAGCAGTATCTGGAACCCCGGTACCGCGATCGCGCCTTGCGGCTGCGCACTGATGACGAAGGACTCGAGTATCTCGAGATCAATGGCGCGCCGTCGAAACTGACCCGGCGCGGATCGCCCGGCATGCTCGGCGGCATGGGCAAGCGCAGCGAGCAGATCGCTCCTAACCCGCAGCGGACATATCTACGCAGTGCGCCGTTCGGTTCGATGAACGCAACGGAGCGGTTGCAATTGCTCGATGCGGAGGGGCTCGAGGGCGCCTTCCTCTATCCGACCATCGAGCTGCTGTGGGAAGCCGAGTGCGACGACGTCGAAATCTCCCAAGCCTACTGCCGCGCCTACAATCGCTGGATCGCCGACTTCTGCCGCGACTCGGGCGGTCGATTGATCCCGATCGCCCATCTTTCGCTCGGCGATCCAGTTGCCGCAGCGCACGAACTCGCACGCGCGGTGAAGGACGGCTGCCGTGGTGCGTGGGTGGCGCCGTTCGCGATCACCAAGAAGCCGCACGGTCATCCGGATCACGATGCGCTGTTCGCCGCGGCGCAAGACCTCGACGTGCCGCTCGGCATTCATCCAACCTTCGAGCCACGGCATGCGTTCTCCGGCCGCTTCGACATGCAGTACATTCGGCGCGCGCAGTTCTACCTCAACATGCTGGCCGGCGAAGGGGTGCGCCACGCCTTCACGACGCTGTTTCAGTTCGGCGTCTTCGATCGCTTCCCGCGCCTCAAGATCATCATCCTCGAATCGGGCGCCGGCTGGATCGGCTATTGGCTCGATCGCATGGACGCCATCGCCAAGGTTCCCAACGCGGCGCTGCCGCTGACGCACAAGCCTAGCGACTACTTCCGCCGACAGTGTTGGATCTCGGCCGATCCGGAGGAGTCGACCATCCCTGCTCTGATGGATCTGGTCGGCGCCGACCGCTTTTTCTGGGCCTCCGACTACCCGCACCCCGATCACACCGGCGACTACATCGCCGAGTTGGAGGACCTCGCCGGCAAACTCGCGCCCAGTGCCCGCGCGCAGTTGCTGGGCGAAAACGTGCGGCGATGCTACGGCATGGCCGTGTAA
- a CDS encoding 2OG-Fe(II) oxygenase → MSSLFDTHLNPLDRERLRADFQAARPFHFICVDGLLRAEFAEQVARAYPTFAEARRVGKTFATVNERGKVQISDPQHFPEPIRTLHEILAAPEFLATLSHITDIPALLADEQLAGGGMHLMAANSRLDLHADFNIIPRRGLYRRLNILLFLNRDWPAAWGGGLQLWDATVTHCDREVAPILNRCVLFETTAPGFHGVSKVGCPEAMTRNSFAAYYYTTQPPPDWTGPAYSTEFRARPDEWLKGLILMPAETIGNQAIELARRAKRRLGQIVRGL, encoded by the coding sequence ATGTCATCCCTATTCGACACGCACCTAAATCCGCTCGACCGCGAGCGGCTGCGCGCGGACTTCCAAGCCGCCCGGCCGTTCCACTTCATTTGTGTCGATGGATTGCTGCGCGCCGAGTTCGCTGAGCAAGTGGCGCGTGCCTACCCGACATTTGCGGAAGCGCGTCGAGTCGGGAAGACGTTCGCCACCGTCAACGAGCGCGGCAAGGTACAGATCAGCGATCCCCAGCACTTTCCCGAACCGATCCGCACGTTGCACGAAATCCTTGCCGCCCCCGAGTTTCTCGCCACGCTGTCTCACATCACCGACATTCCGGCCTTGCTAGCGGATGAACAGCTCGCCGGTGGCGGTATGCATCTGATGGCGGCCAACTCACGCCTCGACCTCCACGCCGATTTCAACATCATCCCGCGTCGCGGGTTGTATCGGCGTCTGAACATCCTGCTGTTCTTGAATCGCGACTGGCCCGCCGCGTGGGGCGGCGGCTTGCAACTGTGGGATGCCACGGTGACGCACTGCGACCGCGAGGTCGCGCCGATCCTCAACCGCTGCGTGCTTTTCGAGACCACAGCGCCGGGTTTTCATGGCGTCTCGAAGGTCGGCTGTCCCGAGGCAATGACGCGAAACTCGTTCGCGGCGTACTACTACACGACCCAACCGCCGCCAGACTGGACGGGCCCGGCCTACTCTACCGAATTTCGCGCACGGCCAGACGAATGGCTCAAAGGTCTCATCCTCATGCCGGCAGAAACGATTGGCAATCAGGCCATCGAGCTAGCGCGCCGCGCGAAAAGGCGTTTGGGGCAAATCGTCCGGGGACTCTGA
- a CDS encoding O-antigen ligase domain-containing protein, which translates to MAYGRGVTLPAALALFGWIPFALVLFRFLPARRAVIASFVIGWLFLPNASYPILGLPDYTKMFAVCLAPLFGAIVFDSTRVLTLRPRMVDVAMIVWCLCPFASSMSNDLGAYDGLSAVFEQSVTWGVPYAIGRMYFGDLVALSELARGMLIGGLVYVPLCLIEVFIGPRLHALVYGDQHYALWKAWRFSGWRPAVFMSSGLAVALWMTATTLTGAWLWLTGTLSRVAGIRAQFLLAGLLVATLLTRSVNAWTLLLLGSVVLGCVLQHRLTLLKPLPVVCLLAMAPTYVLARATGLWSGVQLVPPIAAVLNLDRAQSVEYRLISERAIVDKAQQQPLLGWGRWGRAAIEAEPGQVGTIRDSLWIIAFGDSGLVGLIGVMTVLVLPPAWFWFRYPLERWTEPAVASAAVLAIVVVLYTIDSCFNAMVNPIFMLAAGGLVDLGRGPDAA; encoded by the coding sequence TTGGCCTATGGTCGTGGGGTGACGCTGCCTGCGGCGCTTGCGCTCTTCGGTTGGATTCCGTTTGCATTGGTCCTCTTCCGTTTCCTGCCGGCACGACGCGCCGTTATCGCCAGCTTCGTCATCGGCTGGCTGTTCCTGCCCAACGCAAGCTATCCGATCCTCGGTTTGCCCGACTACACGAAGATGTTCGCGGTCTGTCTCGCCCCGCTCTTCGGTGCGATCGTGTTCGACTCCACCCGTGTACTGACACTGCGACCGCGGATGGTCGACGTGGCGATGATCGTCTGGTGCCTCTGTCCGTTTGCCTCGTCGATGAGCAACGACCTGGGCGCGTACGATGGTCTGTCAGCCGTGTTCGAGCAGAGCGTGACATGGGGCGTGCCCTACGCGATCGGTCGGATGTACTTCGGCGATCTCGTGGCGTTGAGCGAGCTGGCGCGCGGTATGTTGATCGGCGGCTTGGTGTACGTCCCGCTGTGCCTGATCGAAGTCTTCATCGGCCCCCGGCTGCATGCGCTTGTGTACGGCGATCAGCACTATGCATTGTGGAAGGCGTGGCGATTCAGCGGCTGGCGGCCGGCAGTGTTCATGTCGAGCGGCTTGGCCGTCGCGCTGTGGATGACGGCCACGACGCTCACCGGTGCGTGGCTGTGGTTAACCGGTACGTTGAGTCGAGTCGCAGGTATTCGAGCGCAGTTCTTGTTGGCGGGCTTGCTCGTGGCGACGCTGCTGACGCGTTCGGTCAACGCCTGGACTTTGTTGCTGCTCGGGAGCGTGGTGTTGGGTTGCGTTTTGCAGCATCGCCTCACGTTACTCAAGCCTCTGCCGGTTGTTTGCCTCCTGGCGATGGCGCCGACGTATGTGTTGGCGCGCGCCACAGGTCTCTGGTCCGGCGTGCAGCTCGTGCCGCCGATTGCCGCAGTGCTGAACCTCGATCGCGCGCAGTCGGTCGAATACCGGCTCATCAGCGAGCGAGCGATCGTCGACAAGGCGCAGCAACAGCCGCTATTGGGATGGGGTCGTTGGGGCCGCGCCGCGATTGAGGCTGAGCCGGGTCAGGTGGGTACGATCCGCGATAGTTTGTGGATCATCGCGTTCGGCGATAGCGGATTGGTTGGATTGATCGGCGTGATGACCGTGCTTGTGTTGCCACCTGCGTGGTTCTGGTTCCGCTATCCGCTTGAGCGATGGACGGAGCCCGCGGTCGCATCGGCCGCCGTGCTCGCGATCGTCGTCGTCCTGTACACCATCGACAGTTGCTTCAACGCCATGGTGAACCCGATCTTCATGCTCGCCGCGGGCGGACTCGTGGACCTCGGCCGCGGACCGGATGCAGCTTGA
- a CDS encoding glycosyltransferase family 2 protein, translated as MQLEHSMRLAVIIVNYRTPELTVDCLASLVGQCDANRDRVFVVDNASGDGSTARIPDAIAANGWGRWVQFQSASLNGGFAVGNNLVLRSLLASSDPPRYVFLLNPDTIVQPGAIDALLEFMELHPDVGIAGSGQEDVSGAPLRAAFRFPTVVSEIEAGMRLGYLSKLLAAFVVAPLPPTQPSRTDWVAGACMLVRREVFQRVGLLDEGFFLCFEDVDFCRRAADAGFPCWYVPQSRIIHLVGQASGPRRVGGRTQRRPACWFDARRHYFEKHFGVAYRVLADVGFAFTFLLWRMRRVVQRKPDADPPYFLIDFLRHSIFGGRRRAAPDITRS; from the coding sequence ATGCAGCTTGAGCACTCGATGCGCTTAGCAGTGATCATCGTGAACTATCGCACGCCCGAACTCACGGTCGATTGCTTGGCGTCGCTGGTCGGCCAATGTGACGCCAACCGCGATCGCGTGTTCGTCGTCGACAACGCCTCGGGCGATGGCTCGACGGCGCGCATCCCGGACGCGATTGCGGCGAACGGGTGGGGCAGGTGGGTGCAGTTCCAGTCCGCCTCGCTCAACGGCGGATTTGCGGTTGGCAACAACCTTGTCCTCCGCTCTCTCTTGGCCTCGTCCGATCCGCCGCGCTACGTGTTTCTGCTCAATCCGGACACCATCGTGCAACCGGGTGCGATCGACGCGCTACTGGAGTTCATGGAGCTGCACCCCGACGTAGGCATTGCGGGCAGCGGCCAGGAGGATGTATCGGGAGCGCCGTTGCGAGCCGCCTTTCGCTTTCCCACCGTTGTGAGCGAGATCGAAGCCGGCATGCGGCTCGGATACCTGTCGAAGCTGCTGGCGGCCTTCGTCGTTGCGCCGCTGCCGCCGACGCAGCCGAGCCGTACCGATTGGGTAGCAGGCGCGTGCATGTTGGTGCGCCGCGAAGTCTTCCAACGCGTCGGCTTGCTGGACGAAGGCTTCTTCCTCTGCTTCGAAGATGTCGATTTCTGCCGGCGCGCGGCCGACGCCGGGTTTCCCTGCTGGTACGTGCCGCAAAGTCGCATCATCCATCTGGTCGGACAAGCCTCAGGTCCGCGGAGGGTAGGAGGTAGGACGCAGCGCCGCCCCGCGTGTTGGTTCGACGCGCGGCGCCACTATTTCGAGAAGCACTTCGGGGTAGCCTACCGCGTGCTCGCCGACGTGGGTTTCGCGTTCACGTTCTTGCTGTGGCGCATGCGGCGCGTGGTGCAGCGCAAACCGGATGCGGATCCGCCGTACTTCCTCATCGATTTTCTGCGGCACAGTATTTTCGGCGGACGTCGCCGCGCCGCTCCCGACATCACACGCTCATGA
- a CDS encoding glycosyltransferase: MSTVGAVIIGRNEGERLRRCLVSVVGRVPFAVYVDSGSADDSVRLARELGVDVVVLDASAPFTAARARNAGTARLLTLDPAIEFIQFIDGDCELVSGWIERALAEFTTAPRVAVVCGRRRERSPGASIYNTLCDIEWDSPIGDVKACGGDALMRRAALREVGGYTASLIAGEEPELCVRLRARGWIIRRIDGEMSVHDAAMIRFDQWWRRTQRTGYAFAQGAAMHGRAPERHWVHESRSIWFWGVALPLLTLATVMPTHGASVLFLAGYPAIAVRIYRRMRRHGLLPSTAGLYALFCVAGKFPEAIGQLRFVRERLRRSPRLTVVPRA; encoded by the coding sequence ATGAGCACCGTCGGCGCAGTGATCATCGGCCGCAACGAAGGCGAGCGTCTGCGCCGCTGCCTCGTCTCCGTGGTCGGACGGGTGCCGTTCGCGGTGTACGTCGACTCCGGCTCGGCCGACGATAGTGTTCGACTGGCGCGCGAGCTGGGCGTTGATGTCGTCGTTCTCGACGCCAGCGCACCGTTCACTGCGGCACGCGCGCGCAATGCCGGAACGGCTCGTCTCCTCACCCTCGATCCGGCGATCGAGTTCATCCAGTTCATCGACGGCGATTGCGAATTGGTGAGCGGTTGGATCGAGCGGGCGTTGGCTGAGTTCACAACCGCACCGCGTGTGGCGGTGGTGTGCGGACGGCGGCGCGAACGCTCTCCCGGTGCCTCGATTTACAACACGCTCTGCGACATCGAGTGGGACTCGCCCATCGGCGACGTCAAAGCCTGCGGTGGCGATGCGTTGATGCGCCGTGCTGCACTCCGCGAAGTCGGCGGATATACGGCGTCGCTGATCGCGGGCGAGGAACCGGAGCTCTGCGTCCGCCTGCGCGCGCGGGGCTGGATCATCCGGCGCATCGATGGCGAGATGTCGGTTCACGATGCGGCGATGATTCGCTTCGATCAGTGGTGGCGCCGGACCCAGCGTACAGGCTACGCCTTCGCGCAGGGCGCCGCCATGCATGGTCGAGCGCCTGAGCGCCATTGGGTGCACGAGAGCCGTAGCATCTGGTTCTGGGGCGTCGCGCTGCCGTTGCTCACCCTGGCGACCGTGATGCCAACGCACGGTGCGAGCGTACTGTTTCTTGCTGGCTATCCCGCCATCGCCGTACGCATCTACCGTCGCATGCGGCGACACGGACTTTTACCATCGACTGCGGGGCTGTATGCGCTGTTCTGCGTGGCGGGAAAATTCCCGGAGGCAATCGGCCAACTGCGCTTTGTCCGTGAGCGGCTGCGCCGCTCGCCGCGTCTGACCGTTGTGCCGCGCGCTTGA
- a CDS encoding glycosyltransferase family 4 protein: MKIAYLVNQYPMVTHTFIRREIAALERHEVEVVRVSLRPAGEEVCDAADHGEAARTRVVLARGVPALLATALRVAVERPAAFAAATTLAMRIGWTSDRGVIRHLAYVIEACTLLRWCAAAYVTHVHAHFGTNPAAVALLCRVLGGPPYSFTVHGPEEFERAPHLALADKVASAAFVITVSEFGRRELSRWCAPEHATRIHVVRCGLDAMFLSQVPTPVPRAPKLVCVGQLCHRKGQLQLLDAVARLASANEACDLVLVGDGPARHQIESRIHALGLRERVTLVGWATGAEVRQHIVGARALILPSLAEGLPVVLMEALAVGRPVICTDVAGVAELVETGTCGWLVSPGSVDALVTAMHAALRTPTEELEQMGRNGAARVARLHNAELAAVTLIGLLRAADGNPRLRDPHERRQ; this comes from the coding sequence GTGAAAATTGCGTATCTCGTCAATCAGTATCCGATGGTGACGCACACCTTCATCCGACGTGAGATTGCGGCACTCGAGCGCCACGAGGTCGAGGTCGTGCGCGTGTCGCTTCGGCCGGCTGGCGAGGAGGTGTGTGATGCCGCCGATCACGGCGAAGCCGCACGCACGCGTGTGGTGCTCGCGCGCGGGGTGCCGGCGCTGCTCGCCACCGCCCTGCGGGTGGCGGTCGAACGCCCGGCCGCGTTCGCCGCGGCGACAACGCTAGCAATGCGGATCGGATGGACATCGGATCGCGGCGTGATTCGTCATCTGGCGTACGTCATTGAGGCCTGTACGCTGCTGCGATGGTGTGCCGCGGCGTACGTCACGCACGTGCACGCGCACTTCGGCACCAACCCCGCCGCGGTGGCGTTGTTGTGTCGCGTCCTCGGAGGCCCGCCCTACAGTTTCACTGTGCACGGGCCCGAGGAGTTCGAGCGGGCCCCTCACCTCGCGCTTGCTGACAAAGTTGCCTCCGCCGCTTTCGTGATCACTGTGAGCGAGTTCGGGCGTCGCGAGCTGTCGCGGTGGTGCGCGCCCGAGCATGCGACGCGCATTCACGTGGTACGCTGCGGTCTCGACGCGATGTTCCTATCGCAGGTGCCCACGCCGGTGCCGCGCGCGCCGAAACTGGTATGCGTCGGGCAGCTCTGCCACCGCAAGGGGCAGTTACAATTGCTCGACGCGGTTGCTCGTCTGGCAAGTGCCAATGAGGCCTGCGATCTCGTGCTCGTTGGCGATGGTCCGGCACGTCACCAGATCGAATCGCGCATTCACGCCCTCGGCCTGCGGGAACGCGTCACGCTCGTCGGATGGGCGACGGGTGCCGAGGTGCGTCAGCACATCGTTGGCGCGCGTGCGTTGATCCTACCGAGTCTGGCTGAAGGACTGCCGGTGGTCTTGATGGAGGCACTGGCGGTCGGTCGACCGGTGATTTGCACGGACGTGGCGGGTGTTGCCGAGCTGGTCGAGACCGGCACCTGTGGTTGGTTGGTGTCGCCAGGATCCGTGGACGCGTTGGTGACCGCGATGCACGCGGCATTGCGGACGCCGACGGAAGAGTTGGAGCAAATGGGCCGCAACGGTGCGGCGCGGGTCGCCCGTCTGCACAATGCAGAGTTGGCAGCGGTTACGTTGATCGGCCTGCTGCGCGCGGCGGACGGCAATCCAAGGCTACGCGACCCACATGAGCGGCGGCAATGA
- a CDS encoding WecB/TagA/CpsF family glycosyltransferase → MTWLLDAIVFAASLVLLTPITVVFVECMAALLPLRSARRDPSSARPRLAVLVPARNEAAGIGACLASLVAQLVPGDRLIVIADNCDDDTAEIARRAGALVLERHDLDHYGKGYALDLGVRWLDRDPPEVVVMIDADCIVAPGSVDVLARAVSGSQQPVQASNLVTAPVNMEEGGDVSALAFLVKNLVRARGRQRIGFPCLLAGSGMAFPWRVIRAASLAAGDAAEDLVLTVQLALSGHLASYCDEARIVGQLANDRERRRAQRKRWEHGHLDVIRTFGPRLVRTALRERRPALFALALDLCVPPLSLLFLLWGAVTGAGSALETSNFATLLGGMLLLAAVGVAWAGFGRETISAAAMLTAPFYVLRKIPLYLAFLRRPQTRWLRPAQAGDVSECAAPFAVVRIGGVAVHAITERQCIAHVLGELDAGRGGWLVTANVDHLHRCARDTAYAELCAQGSLVVADGMPLIFASRIQGTPLPERIPGSNLISSLTAAAAQQGRSIFLLGGALGTAESAANVLRGRHPTLRVAGTRCPALGFEHDPHELARVIAAVTDAAPDIVYVALGKPKQDQLIAQLAPALPCTWFVGVGISFSFLSGDVRRAPLWMQRAGLEWLHRLRQEPSRLAKRYLVDDLPYTLRLFVGAVVARLWRRSTTSATNL, encoded by the coding sequence ATGACGTGGCTCTTGGACGCGATCGTCTTCGCTGCTTCGCTGGTGCTCCTCACCCCCATCACGGTGGTCTTCGTCGAGTGCATGGCCGCGCTGCTGCCCCTTCGCTCCGCGCGACGCGACCCCTCGTCAGCGCGCCCACGGCTCGCGGTCCTGGTGCCGGCGCGCAACGAAGCGGCGGGGATCGGTGCCTGTCTTGCCTCGCTGGTCGCGCAACTCGTGCCGGGCGACCGCCTGATCGTGATCGCCGACAATTGTGACGACGACACCGCCGAGATCGCCCGCAGAGCCGGTGCATTGGTGCTCGAACGTCACGACCTCGATCACTACGGCAAGGGCTACGCACTCGATCTGGGAGTGCGCTGGTTGGACCGCGACCCTCCCGAAGTCGTCGTCATGATCGACGCTGACTGCATCGTGGCTCCCGGCAGCGTCGACGTTCTCGCGCGTGCTGTCTCCGGCTCGCAGCAGCCGGTACAGGCGTCGAATCTCGTAACCGCGCCGGTCAACATGGAAGAGGGCGGCGATGTGTCCGCCCTTGCTTTCCTGGTGAAGAACCTGGTGCGGGCGCGCGGGCGACAGCGCATCGGCTTCCCGTGTCTGCTGGCGGGTTCGGGCATGGCGTTTCCGTGGCGGGTGATTCGAGCGGCATCGCTCGCCGCCGGCGACGCCGCTGAAGATCTCGTGCTGACGGTTCAGCTCGCGCTGTCGGGTCACCTTGCGTCCTATTGCGATGAAGCGCGGATTGTCGGGCAGCTCGCGAACGATCGCGAGCGACGACGGGCCCAGCGCAAGCGATGGGAGCATGGACACCTGGACGTGATCCGTACATTCGGTCCGCGATTGGTACGTACGGCATTGCGCGAGCGACGGCCTGCTCTGTTCGCGTTGGCGCTCGATTTGTGCGTGCCCCCACTCTCGCTCTTGTTCCTACTGTGGGGTGCGGTCACTGGTGCAGGCAGCGCGCTTGAAACGAGCAACTTCGCGACCCTGCTCGGGGGGATGCTGCTATTGGCGGCGGTCGGCGTGGCCTGGGCGGGTTTCGGGCGTGAGACTATCTCGGCCGCCGCGATGCTCACTGCGCCGTTCTACGTGCTGCGAAAGATTCCGCTGTATCTGGCGTTTCTGCGGCGTCCACAGACTCGCTGGCTGCGACCCGCACAAGCCGGCGATGTGTCCGAGTGTGCGGCGCCATTTGCCGTGGTGCGGATCGGTGGCGTGGCGGTGCACGCGATCACTGAACGCCAGTGTATTGCCCACGTGCTCGGCGAGCTGGATGCCGGGCGCGGCGGATGGTTGGTCACGGCCAACGTGGATCACCTGCACCGCTGCGCGCGCGACACCGCCTATGCCGAGTTGTGCGCTCAGGGGTCGCTCGTTGTTGCCGACGGAATGCCGCTGATCTTCGCGAGCCGTATCCAAGGGACGCCGCTGCCGGAGCGCATCCCCGGGTCGAACCTCATCTCAAGTCTGACCGCCGCCGCGGCGCAACAAGGCCGATCGATATTCTTGCTCGGCGGCGCGCTGGGTACCGCCGAGTCCGCGGCCAACGTCTTGCGCGGTCGTCATCCCACACTCCGCGTGGCCGGCACGCGGTGTCCCGCACTGGGCTTCGAACACGACCCGCACGAGCTGGCGCGCGTCATCGCGGCGGTGACCGACGCCGCACCGGATATCGTGTACGTTGCGCTGGGCAAGCCCAAGCAAGACCAACTGATCGCGCAGCTTGCCCCGGCGCTGCCGTGCACGTGGTTCGTCGGCGTCGGCATCAGCTTCAGTTTTCTCTCAGGTGATGTGCGTCGCGCGCCGCTGTGGATGCAACGTGCCGGGCTGGAATGGCTGCACCGCTTGCGGCAGGAACCATCGCGATTGGCGAAGCGCTACCTCGTGGATGACCTCCCCTATACGCTGCGGTTGTTCGTTGGCGCGGTGGTGGCGCGGCTGTGGCGCCGCTCGACGACCTCGGCGACGAACTTGTAG
- a CDS encoding glycosyltransferase family 4 protein, which translates to MRIAFVLPGLHCVARGAETAFEALARALVRETACEVTLFGSGHARPAEPYRFVHVPCFARERFERFPSLPMFRGDVGYEEFSFAVALLRSYNPAAYDVSVTCSYPFVNWVLRARTSARQRPAHLFVTQNGDWPCQTDNREFRYFSCDGLVCTSPEYFDRNRARWFSTLIPNGVDPEQFRPGPHDRTRFGIPLDRKVALMVSGLIPAKRVLDGIRCAAQIPNLHLVVAGDGWQRRDIDACAAQLMPGRFQRLTVPHTDMPALYRSADLLLHMSLDEPFGSTQVEAFACGLQVVAHDRQLTRWLFDADAVLVDVLRDEAVIRGMTQALGSRVAASAAQAFARRFAWSAIAHDYYKFVAEVVERRHSRATTAPTNNRSV; encoded by the coding sequence ATGCGCATCGCCTTCGTTCTTCCCGGACTCCACTGCGTCGCGCGGGGCGCAGAGACTGCCTTCGAGGCGCTGGCCCGCGCCCTCGTTCGCGAGACAGCGTGCGAGGTCACGCTGTTCGGCTCCGGGCACGCGCGCCCGGCTGAACCGTATCGCTTCGTCCACGTGCCCTGCTTCGCTCGCGAGCGCTTTGAACGTTTCCCTTCGCTGCCGATGTTTCGCGGCGACGTCGGCTACGAAGAGTTCAGCTTTGCCGTCGCCCTGCTGCGCAGCTACAACCCCGCCGCGTACGACGTGAGCGTTACCTGCTCGTATCCGTTCGTGAACTGGGTGTTGCGGGCGCGGACGAGCGCGCGCCAGCGGCCGGCGCACCTATTCGTCACGCAAAACGGCGACTGGCCGTGTCAGACGGACAACCGCGAGTTTCGCTACTTCTCTTGCGATGGCCTGGTGTGTACCAGTCCCGAGTACTTCGACCGCAATCGCGCGCGATGGTTCAGTACGCTGATTCCCAACGGCGTCGATCCGGAGCAATTCCGGCCGGGTCCGCACGACCGAACCCGCTTCGGCATTCCGCTCGACCGCAAGGTGGCGCTGATGGTGAGCGGATTGATCCCTGCCAAGCGCGTCCTCGACGGCATCCGCTGCGCCGCACAGATTCCGAACTTGCACCTGGTGGTCGCGGGCGACGGCTGGCAGCGGCGCGACATCGATGCCTGTGCGGCGCAGCTCATGCCGGGTCGGTTTCAGCGTCTGACGGTGCCGCACACCGATATGCCAGCACTGTATCGCAGCGCGGACCTGCTGCTGCACATGAGCCTGGACGAACCGTTCGGCAGCACACAGGTCGAGGCATTCGCCTGCGGACTGCAGGTGGTCGCACACGACCGACAGTTGACTCGCTGGTTGTTCGATGCGGACGCCGTCCTGGTCGATGTGTTGCGTGACGAGGCCGTCATCCGCGGGATGACGCAAGCGCTCGGCAGCCGCGTCGCCGCCTCCGCGGCCCAAGCGTTCGCTCGACGCTTCGCTTGGTCGGCGATCGCGCACGACTACTACAAGTTCGTCGCCGAGGTCGTCGAGCGGCGCCACAGCCGCGCCACCACCGCGCCAACGAACAACCGCAGCGTATAG